A genomic region of Miscanthus floridulus cultivar M001 chromosome 3, ASM1932011v1, whole genome shotgun sequence contains the following coding sequences:
- the LOC136544977 gene encoding uncharacterized protein At5g01610-like: MASQAIESHRAAAVVVTGDAACRKKSVELLEELDLPKGLLPMEDIQEFGYNRDTGFMWLVQGKKVEHTFKKIKQTVSYAAEVTAFAEKGKLRKITGVKTKELMLWLSVVEVYIPETSPEKVTFKTGTGLSDSFDAAAFALEE; the protein is encoded by the coding sequence ATGGCGTCCCAGGCCATCGAAAGCCACCGTGCCGCTGCAGTGGTCGTCACTGGAGACGCCGCATGCCGGAAGAAGTCCGTTGAGCTGCTGGAGGAACTCGACCTCCCCAAGGGCCTGCTTCCTATGGAGGACATCCAGGAGTTCGGGTACAACCGTGACACGGGGTTCATGTGGCTGGTGCAGGGGAAGAAGGTGGAACACACCTTCAAGAAGATCAAGCAGACGGTGTCGTACGCCGCCGAGGTCACAGCGTTCGCCGAGAAAGGCAAGCTGAGGAAGATCACCGGCGTCAAGACCAAAGAGCTGATGCTCTGGCTTAGCGTCGTTGAAGTGTACATCCCAGAGACCTCGCCGGAGAAGGTCACCTTCAAGACCGGCACCGGCCTCTCTGACAGCTTCGATGCCGCGGCCTTTGCGCTTGAAGAGTAA